From a single Ciconia boyciana chromosome 4, ASM3463844v1, whole genome shotgun sequence genomic region:
- the RIMOC1 gene encoding RAB7A-interacting MON1-CCZ1 complex subunit 1 isoform X2, which translates to MGQDTFLAKGSATLDKLKDLCNEGKEHPSTLLQLYTQAVLDITYFEENQLVDEDFPEESSLQKVKELICILSEPEALVRECNINEEPINIHGAELLECLYWRKGALIYMYCHTAKERSEWLRENIATFKKCLNDGVHYLMKMLSFRCPLQLNEDVSLQDKDTARLLSEGIFSDTHLLAMMYSGEMCYWGLQHCGEGKQESLETMDPVSNSDLGCRSQSVSLDFRETGKNMLTKYVAVCEGPLKGQGWNTTTAKQMLCYFVKSHN; encoded by the exons ATGGGGCAAG ATACCTTCTTAGCAAAGGGCTCTGCTACTCTCGACAAACTGAAGGACCTCTGTAACGAAGGGAAAGAACATCCTTCCACGCTTTTGCAGCTCTATACGCAG GCTGTCTTAGACATTACATATTTTGAGGAAAACCAGCTTGTGGATGAAGATTTTCCAGAAGAATCTTCCTTGCAAAAAGTTAAAGAACTTATTTGTATTCTTTCAGAACCAGAAGCCCTAGTAAGGGAATGCAACATAAATGAAGAA CCCATCAACATCCATGGTGCAGAGTTGTTAGAATGCCTTTACTGGAGAAAAGGAGCCCTGATTTACATGTATTGTcatacagcaaaagaaaggagCGAATGGCTACGAGAAAACATTGCCACATTTAAAAAG TGTCTTAATGATGGAGTCCATTACTTGATGAAGATGCTTAGCTTTAGATGCCCTCTTCAGCTAAATGAAGATGTCTCACTTCAAGATAAAGACACAGCTAGATTACTTagtgaag GTATATTTAGTGACACTCACTTACTGGCGATGATGTACAGTGGAGAAATGTGCTACTGGGGACTGCAACACTGTGGAGAAGGGAAGCAGGAAAGCCTTGAGACGATGGATCCTGTCTCTAACAGTGACCTGGGCTGCAGATCACAGAGCGTGTCGCTGGATTTCCGAGAAACAGGCAAAAACATGTTAACGAAGTATGTGGCTGTATGTGAGGGTCCTTTAAAAGGCCAAGGGTGGAACACAacaactgcaaaacaaatgttGTGTTACTTTGTGAAATCCCACAACTAA
- the FBXO4 gene encoding F-box only protein 4: MAAGGAEERGGLEAAVRGRLRVLRERWRRGTRERGGTAAFAGPPPPALPEDTEEVSALQALPIDVQLNIMSFLSPQDLCRLGSTSCYWRAAVQDPLLWRYFLLRDLPFWTSVDWKSLPDVEIFNKAFSEVSDNALYDYMAVYKKSCPQSRSLKSSRPWYGAVTSFLQSLVTQAEPRFSIFGLGLAELDDSLVQKMMTCPEILLVAGLPQRQIHGIGSGVSFQFNNNQKFNILTLYSTTSVERRRARAEQAVAVNKMFYQENSIVGNQQAVHYSVIAQVKKVCEVVDGFIYVANAEAHKKHDRQEELARILAMIDPALGPPNRPLLVLSCVSHIGVKRIPCVYMAHQLQLNLLCQPWMVQDTVAATLAGLLSGIVWLLEEVNCKNAQ; the protein is encoded by the exons ATGGCGGCCGGCGGAGCGGAGGAGCGGGGCGGCTTGGAGGCCGCTGTGCGGGGTCGCCTCCGCGTCCTCCGGGAGCGCTGGAGGCGGGGGACCCGCGAACGCGGCGGTACCGCCGCGTTCGCGGGTCCCCCGCCTCCAGCGCTCCCGGAGGACACGGAGGAGGTGAGTGCCCTGCAGGCGCTGCCG ATCGACGTGCAGCTGAACATCATGTCCTTCCTCTCGCCCCAAGATTTGTGCCGTTTGGGAAGCACGAGTTGCTATTGGAGGGCGGCTGTGCAAGATCCGTTGTTGTGGAGGTATTTCCTCCTGAGGGATCTCCCCTTTTGGACATCTGTTGATTGGAAATCACTTCCGGATGTGGAGATTTTTAATAAAGCCTTTTCAGAGGTCAGCGACAATGCGCTGTATGATTACATGGCAGT ATATAAAAAAAGTTGTCCTCAGAGTAGAAGTTTGAAATCAAGCCGTCCCTGGTATGGGGCTGTGACTTCCTTTTTGCAATCACTGGTCACTCAGGCAGAACCTCGCTTTTCTATATTTGGGCTTGGTTTGGCAGAGCTGGACGACTCTTTAGTGCAAAAGATGATGACATGCCCAGAAATTCTTCTAGTAGCTGGCCTACCTCAAAGACAAATTCATG gaATTGGATCAGGAGtcagttttcagtttaataACAATCAAAAATTCAATATTCTGACATTGTATTCAACCACCAG tgtggaaaggaggagagcaaGGGCAGAGCAAGCTGTTGCTGTGAATAAGATGTTCTACCAAGAGAACAGCATAGTAGGGAATCAGCAAGCTGTGCACTACAGTGTAATAGCTCAAGTGAAAAAGGTGTGCGAAGTAGTTGATGGATTCATTTATGTTGCTAATGCAGAAGCTCATAAAA AGCATGATCGTCAAGAGGAACTGGCTCGTATTTTGGCAATGATTGATCCAGCCCTCGGGCCTCCAAACAGACCTCTGCTAGTTTTGTCTTGTGTCTCTCACATTGGTGTGAAAAGAATTCCATGTGTTTACATGGCACATCAGTTGCAACTAAATCTGCTCTGTCAGCCCTGGATG gtgCAGGACACTGTAGCTGCAACTTTAGCTGGATTGCTAAGTGGAATTGTGTGGCTTCTGGAAGAAGTGAACTGTAAAAATGCACAGTAA
- the RIMOC1 gene encoding RAB7A-interacting MON1-CCZ1 complex subunit 1 isoform X1, producing the protein MAEAGGAEAGGAVSALRPRLAALGRRLAAPRGAGGDDTFLAKGSATLDKLKDLCNEGKEHPSTLLQLYTQAVLDITYFEENQLVDEDFPEESSLQKVKELICILSEPEALVRECNINEEPINIHGAELLECLYWRKGALIYMYCHTAKERSEWLRENIATFKKCLNDGVHYLMKMLSFRCPLQLNEDVSLQDKDTARLLSEGIFSDTHLLAMMYSGEMCYWGLQHCGEGKQESLETMDPVSNSDLGCRSQSVSLDFRETGKNMLTKYVAVCEGPLKGQGWNTTTAKQMLCYFVKSHN; encoded by the exons atGGCGGAGGCGGGGGGTGCCGAGGCGGGGGGTGCGGTGTCCGCGCTGCGGCCGCGGCTGGCGGCGCTGGGCCGGCGGCTGGCGGCGCCCAGGGGAGCGGGCGGCGACG ATACCTTCTTAGCAAAGGGCTCTGCTACTCTCGACAAACTGAAGGACCTCTGTAACGAAGGGAAAGAACATCCTTCCACGCTTTTGCAGCTCTATACGCAG GCTGTCTTAGACATTACATATTTTGAGGAAAACCAGCTTGTGGATGAAGATTTTCCAGAAGAATCTTCCTTGCAAAAAGTTAAAGAACTTATTTGTATTCTTTCAGAACCAGAAGCCCTAGTAAGGGAATGCAACATAAATGAAGAA CCCATCAACATCCATGGTGCAGAGTTGTTAGAATGCCTTTACTGGAGAAAAGGAGCCCTGATTTACATGTATTGTcatacagcaaaagaaaggagCGAATGGCTACGAGAAAACATTGCCACATTTAAAAAG TGTCTTAATGATGGAGTCCATTACTTGATGAAGATGCTTAGCTTTAGATGCCCTCTTCAGCTAAATGAAGATGTCTCACTTCAAGATAAAGACACAGCTAGATTACTTagtgaag GTATATTTAGTGACACTCACTTACTGGCGATGATGTACAGTGGAGAAATGTGCTACTGGGGACTGCAACACTGTGGAGAAGGGAAGCAGGAAAGCCTTGAGACGATGGATCCTGTCTCTAACAGTGACCTGGGCTGCAGATCACAGAGCGTGTCGCTGGATTTCCGAGAAACAGGCAAAAACATGTTAACGAAGTATGTGGCTGTATGTGAGGGTCCTTTAAAAGGCCAAGGGTGGAACACAacaactgcaaaacaaatgttGTGTTACTTTGTGAAATCCCACAACTAA